The genome window CGGCAATCGTATCCATCGTCATATAGCCGTCAATAAAGCCGGTCAGGCTGGGATGCGCCGAATAGTCCTCCGACAAGGGCTGCCCCAACTGCGGCATTCCCTTGGACAGCGAAACAATAAATAAAACCGCCATCAAAGTCAGCAGCGCCGGAGTAATCACCTTTCCCATTCTTTCCACTAACTTGCTGGGGGTCAGCGACAGCCAGTAAGCCACACCAAAGAAAATTAAGGTATAAACCAGCAGCGGAAGCCGCGCCGATAAGCCGGGAAGATCGGTCAGCGCCGCCGGCAGATAGGGCTTAATCGCCATTTCAAACGGCACACTGCCGGCCCGCGGAATGCCGAGCGCCGGCCCGATCGATAAATAAATCGCCGCCGTAAAAACAGCCGCAAACTTGCCGTCCACTCTGGCCGCCAGATTCTTCAGACCGCCGGATTTCGCCACTGCAATCACACCCATCACCGGCAGCACCACTGCCGTTACGCAAAAGAATACCATCGTCAGCCAAACATTGCTGCCGGCCATTTTCCCGGTCATCGGCGGAACGATTAAGTTGCCGGCTCCGAAAAACATACCAAATAATAAGGTACTGACCAGCAAATACTGTTTAACGGTTAATTTTTCTTTCATTTTTTTCTTTTTCTCCTTTTCTGATTGTAGTTAAACTTTTTTCTTCTTTTCATACCGTTTCGTTTGCCGCCGAAACGCTGCTCGCATGCCGGGGCACGGTTTTTGTCAAATCAGAGATTATTTCAGAGAAACCGCGATTTTGACAATTAAAAAGTCCTTTGTATCTTTCAATACAAAGGACGAATTATCGCGGTACCACCTTTTTTCCAATTTTCATTGGCGCTCTCTCGCGTCTGACAACGCTGTTTCTCTATAACGTGAGACCAATCCGTCAATTCCTAATTTGCTTTTCAGAATGAACCTAAGAGATGATTTTCAAAATCTGTCTTTTAGCAGCTCACACCAACCGCTGCCTCTCTGATAAAATCCATGACCTTTACTCGTTCTCTATAATCGGCAATGTTTTATTTGATTTGTCTTAGTCTACCTCATAAGCCTAAAAATGTCAAGAGAAATTTTTATTTTTTTAATCCGCTTTTTTAGCAGTTTTTTTTAATGCAGTTCCCAGAAATCTTTGTTGCATTCCATCAGATCCGGCAGCACAGCCTCCGCCTTGGCTAAAGTATTGACCGTTCGATTCAGCGTCAGCGCCTGCAGGGCTTTGCTATAGCTTTGCTCAAAATACGCCTCGGTAGTCAGTCGCTCATATGCGTATTGATTTTCCATCAGACCCTTGTAAAAGACCGGAATCGCTGGATACGGATCCGGCACTACGCCGTCCTTGCCGAGCTTACCGGATACTTCCACTATCGCCTCCGGGTTAAAGTTCGGGATAACGCCGTCGTTCTTAGTCATTAAGACGAACTCATTATTTAAGTCATAGGCGATCGATTCGGCCACTTCCATCATCATCGCGCCAAATACCGGACTGGTTAGAATCTCGATTCCTTCTAAATCGGTCTTGCCGACCGCCGTAGCGCAGGTATCCCACACTTCTTTTTCCCTAGTCTGCTTGGCTTCATCGGCCCGGGTATAGTTAATATCCGACTCCGCCACGATTTCTTCCTGCAAGAAATAGTATTCCAAATAGGTGTTCGGAATATAGTGATCCGATACCTTCATCACTTTGTTGACTCTTTCATAGGTATCTAACCACGATTTGGTCCGCTGTTCAGCATTATATGGCCGGAAACCATTCTGACTAATGCTTTGATACAGCTGTTCAAAATAATTCTTGCCGTTTTTATCATATAAGTCCGTAAACCAGCCGAAATGATTGAGGCCAAAATATTTGGCTCGTAAATCCTGTGACGGCACTCCCAGGATCTTGGCAAAGGACACCATCATTGAATAGGGCTGATCGCACATATTAATAATCCGTTTATCATTCGGGAACTTATAATCCATAGCCACTGCCACGATCGCCGCCGGATTGGTGTAATTCAAAATCCACGTGTCCTTGGAATAGCTGCGCACTACCTCGACCATTTCTACCATGTCTCGGATCGAGCGCATGCCATAAGCAAAACCACCTGGACCGCAAGTTTCCTGACCGATCAAACCGTACTTAAGCGGCACTTTCTCATCCAGCGAGCGCATGTCGTTTTTACCGACCCGCATCTGGCAAAAGACATATTCGGTATCACGGTACGCCTCATGGATGTCATCGGTCACGATCACTTCCGTTTCCGGCGAAAGGTTTTTCAGCAGTAGCAGGACATAGTCCTGAATCTTTTGAAACCGGGACATATCCTTATCAAAAAAAATAATTTTCTTTAACGGGAACCGGTCCTTTCTTTGCATCAATGTTCCGATTAGCGCCGGCGTCCGAGCACTGCCCGCTCCGGAAACCGTAATAATATTTGGTTTTCGCATAATTTCTCCTTCTTTCTAAAATCCGGCCGTCC of Lachnospiraceae bacterium oral taxon 500 contains these proteins:
- a CDS encoding 6-phospho-alpha-glucosidase, whose translation is MMRKPNIITVSGAGSARTPALIGTLMQRKDRFPLKKIIFFDKDMSRFQKIQDYVLLLLKNLSPETEVIVTDDIHEAYRDTEYVFCQMRVGKNDMRSLDEKVPLKYGLIGQETCGPGGFAYGMRSIRDMVEMVEVVRSYSKDTWILNYTNPAAIVAVAMDYKFPNDKRIINMCDQPYSMMVSFAKILGVPSQDLRAKYFGLNHFGWFTDLYDKNGKNYFEQLYQSISQNGFRPYNAEQRTKSWLDTYERVNKVMKVSDHYIPNTYLEYYFLQEEIVAESDINYTRADEAKQTREKEVWDTCATAVGKTDLEGIEILTSPVFGAMMMEVAESIAYDLNNEFVLMTKNDGVIPNFNPEAIVEVSGKLGKDGVVPDPYPAIPVFYKGLMENQYAYERLTTEAYFEQSYSKALQALTLNRTVNTLAKAEAVLPDLMECNKDFWELH